A section of the Triticum dicoccoides isolate Atlit2015 ecotype Zavitan chromosome 7A, WEW_v2.0, whole genome shotgun sequence genome encodes:
- the LOC119331452 gene encoding uncharacterized protein LOC119331452: MEKGKSVVAELAASFSGVQVTPRRKPASTPPAASFYSPMKKARPRKLVSLCIGVLGQHLEDIINDISEFTAFFPPHIKLAIMSVARRRRLLNDDVLVSLVDSSWKILDISGSEVTDVGLATVAHTCSNLWAVDISRCEKISAAAVSEIICHCPSLEILRCGGCPRSEFTARGCVNLLKPKLNTLEEDSWEELEAVDFGSGAQSLRWLVWPKIDDNSKEILALECPRVIVNPKPSLLDLGGSKTPSEALASIPLDHSVVEDIDPKTWAVSAAPRRAAAAPPHPNAPPEIPIAERFRLAYVERDARLAPKRARRERQHRRRAERDYLMNDIDAKSIALASKYLSKG, translated from the exons ATGGAGAAGGGGAAGTCGGTGGTCGCGGAGCTCGCGGCGTCGTTCAGCGGCGTCCAGGTCACGCCGCGCCGGAAGCCCGCGAGCACGCCGCCAGCGGCCAGCTTCT ATTCTCCCATGAAGAAGGCCAGGCCTAGGAAATTGGTTAGTTTGTGCATTGGCGTCCTCGGTCAGCATCTTGAAGATATTATCAATGATATTTCTGAATTTACTGCCTTCTTCCCACCACACATAAAG TTGGCAATTATGTCTGTCGCAAGGAGGAGAAGATTACTGAATGATGATGTTCTGGTTTCTCTTGTTGATAGCTCCTGGAAGATCCTAGATATATCTGGGTCTGAGGTTACTGATGTTGGCCTGGCTACTGTGGCACATACTTGTAGTAACTTATGGGCAGTTGATATTAG TCGATGTGAAAAAATAAGTGCTGCTGCCGTTTCAGAAATTATATGCCACTGCCCATCCCTGGAGATATTAAGATGCGG AGGCTGTCCAAGAAGCGAATTCACTGCCCGTGGGTGTGTCAATCTCCTGAAACCCAAACTGAATACCCTTGAAGAGGACTCATGGGAGGAGCTTGAAGCAGTAGATTTTGGCAGTGGCGCACAGTCTTTAAGATGGCTAGTTTGG CCCAAGATAGATGATAACTCGAAGGAAATTCTCGCCTTAGAATGTCCTCGTGTTATCGTCAACCCGAAGCCATCACTTCTTGACCTCGGTGGATCCAAGACCCCAAGTGAAGCATTGGCAAGCATACCACTAGACCATTCCGTGGTGGAAGATATTGATCCAAAAACATGGGCGGTTTCTGCTGCCCCTCGAAGAGCTGCTGCTGCTCCACCTCACCCAAACGCTCCGCCTGAAATACCGATCGCGGAGAGGTTTAGGCTAGCGTATGTGGAGAGGGACGCGAGGCTGGCGCCGAAGAGGGCCAGGAGGGAGAGGCAGCACCGACGCCGCGCTGAAAGGGATTACTTGATGAATGATATTGACGCCAAGTCTATTGCGCTTGCGAGTAAATACCTAAGCAAGGGCTAG